A genomic stretch from Chloroflexota bacterium includes:
- a CDS encoding PEGA domain-containing protein, giving the protein MPQLPFEATFSIPAFAGRSRRFGRRRALLAAGSAVIVLGGGAASWAYLAPNGLGPDAARLALTSDPPGATVEVDGVGGGAAPVELLLPPGEHRVTIRAPGYADGEYRVALTPSGAAELRADLWPREPLLQPLRPLVPGASIVAADFLPDGEVALVATLPPNGERLAWLLDGDGGLRRVGPAEAQPGLTIAPDGATVAYLAPTAGGAPGTDARLAEVTVAPPGGPARTIFALPPAPPTGDADRLVDLAWDPRGDRLLAIVRGRPSAGLRSRLLLLDPDGRVTELAELPSEVVAGSYSWSPDGARLAFLARTDAGVALCIVATDGAGAPRYLADLGGDDPLPFPPLAWSPDGAYMVYAAQDKDAATGGWLFSPRGPGLFAAAADRPRPTRLGAAEGLAPAWRPDGQLVTLARPKGSGGPLGLRAIEPDGRVRELVELPLRTSGAVAARWDPVARRALVAARAGGRVDHWLLDFRGGAR; this is encoded by the coding sequence ATGCCCCAACTTCCGTTCGAGGCTACGTTCTCCATCCCTGCCTTCGCCGGTCGCAGCCGACGTTTCGGCCGACGCCGGGCCCTGCTGGCCGCCGGCTCCGCCGTCATCGTGCTCGGCGGGGGCGCCGCCTCCTGGGCGTACCTCGCCCCGAACGGGCTCGGGCCCGACGCTGCGCGGCTGGCACTGACCAGCGACCCGCCCGGTGCAACGGTTGAGGTCGATGGCGTCGGCGGCGGAGCCGCCCCGGTCGAGCTCCTGCTCCCGCCCGGCGAACACCGCGTAACGATCCGTGCACCCGGCTACGCCGATGGCGAGTACCGCGTCGCGCTGACCCCGAGCGGGGCCGCGGAGCTGCGCGCCGACCTGTGGCCCCGCGAGCCGCTCCTCCAGCCGCTTCGGCCGCTCGTGCCGGGCGCCTCAATCGTCGCCGCCGATTTCCTGCCCGACGGCGAGGTCGCGCTCGTGGCGACGCTGCCACCGAACGGCGAGCGACTGGCCTGGCTGCTCGACGGCGACGGCGGACTGCGTCGAGTCGGCCCGGCCGAGGCCCAGCCCGGCTTGACGATCGCCCCGGACGGCGCGACCGTCGCCTACCTCGCCCCGACCGCCGGGGGCGCTCCCGGGACCGACGCGCGGCTGGCCGAGGTCACCGTCGCCCCGCCAGGCGGCCCGGCGCGGACGATCTTCGCCCTGCCCCCGGCGCCGCCGACCGGCGACGCCGACCGCCTGGTCGACCTGGCCTGGGACCCGCGCGGCGACCGACTGCTGGCCATCGTCCGGGGGCGTCCCTCGGCCGGCCTGCGGAGCCGCCTGCTCTTGCTCGACCCCGATGGTCGGGTGACGGAGCTGGCCGAGCTGCCGAGCGAGGTCGTCGCCGGGTCGTACAGCTGGTCGCCGGACGGCGCGCGGCTGGCCTTCCTGGCCCGCACCGACGCCGGCGTCGCCCTCTGCATCGTCGCGACCGACGGGGCCGGGGCGCCCCGGTATCTCGCCGACCTCGGCGGCGACGACCCGCTGCCGTTCCCGCCGCTGGCCTGGTCGCCGGACGGGGCCTACATGGTCTACGCCGCCCAGGACAAGGACGCCGCGACCGGCGGCTGGCTCTTCAGCCCGCGCGGGCCGGGCCTGTTCGCGGCGGCCGCCGACCGGCCCCGCCCGACCCGGCTTGGCGCGGCCGAGGGACTCGCCCCGGCCTGGCGGCCGGACGGCCAGCTGGTGACGCTGGCGCGCCCGAAGGGATCGGGTGGGCCGCTCGGGCTGCGGGCGATCGAGCCGGACGGCCGCGTCCGCGAGCTGGTCGAGCTGCCGCTGCGGACGAGCGGTGCCGTCGCCGCCCGCTGGGATCCCGTCGCCCGGCGGGCCCTGGTCGCAGCCCGAGCCGGCGGGCGGGTCGACCACTGGCTGCTCGACTTCCGGGGAGGTGCCCGATGA